In a single window of the Bacillus rossius redtenbacheri isolate Brsri chromosome 8, Brsri_v3, whole genome shotgun sequence genome:
- the LOC134535162 gene encoding ubiquitin carboxyl-terminal hydrolase 1, producing the protein MTVLSEENAAGESSRAPPRKKICLSLGGHGKLVRTPYNELTHARRGCLVLPERYQELGYSSSPRSSRSITSKDRDLLNPLEGDATMNGYLAGDSHKGSADESPGSDAGAGCSPVATLCNLGNTCFLNSVLYTLRFAPAFLHNLHHLVADLAEVSSRSQLMKIKSSSLGRNISASSSKSWSSKDLLSLGPGVLDLPFKSRIQLATERLHELYESLHASELKDRSEPFQPDVFLHALREVNPIFEGNQQHDAHELLVCLLDNIRETCRLLATQAQASQLLGESVNGLADREPGPPPPAPGAKGSSWTVRKSWKLKRSSSSASKNGLSNGSAVLLKEPEQALLNGGQHLSGIAETADAAAGGESQRGGEDTEAGRKRAVGYNFVSADFEGVTILRTRCMECEHETERKETFSDICVPITTDTAGCPVEEVDGPQRVSEVYQAAIVTSENLRDGNKYWCEQCLRYNEARRSVCYETLPRLLVLQLKRFSSTFGSMVCMSKVNDYMPTPLRLACFCEKCLLLPEEERPHEYELYGVIMHLGATIASGHYVAYVRASDGEHDYHHCERDRRKAHSLTAAGKPASQGSGSGEKVGGLFKFLSRPKSSAGGSADPSGKLLGPNTGYRSARLACRSMDCCGVKLGQSLADGDPAPHHAYAYGSLRVNGDAPSPEPAWLECDDETVRALSRKEFEDVLAPKPSKVSALTPYLLFYSRRSRGRPV; encoded by the exons ATGACTGTTCTTTCAGAAGAAAATGCTGCGGGAGAGTCTAGTAGGGCCCCACCGAGGAAGAAAATTTGTCTCTCTCTTGGTGGTCATGGGAAATTAGTAAGAACGCCTTATAACGAATTGACACATGCGAGAAGAGGGTGCCTGGTTTTGCCGGAGCGATATCAAGAATTGGGGTATTCCTCATCTCCTAGAAGTTCTAGGAGTATAACCTCCAAGGATAGAGATTTATTGAATCCCTTGGAAGGAG ACGCCACCATGAATGGCTACCTGGCCGGGGACAGCCACAAGGGCTCGGCGGACGAGAGCCCCGGGAGCGACGCGGGCGCGGGCTGCTCCCCCGTGGCGACGCTCTGCAACCTGGGCAACACCTGCTTCCTGAACAGCGTGCTGTACACGCTGCGCTTCGCCCCGGCCTTCCTGCACAACCTGCACCACCTGGTGGCGGACCTGGCTGAGGTCAGCAGCCGCAGCCAGCTCATGAAG ATCAAGTCGTCGTCGCTGGGACGCAACATCAGCGCCAGCAGCAGCAAGAGCTGGAGCAGCAAGGACCTGCTGTCGCTGGGCCCGGGCGTGCTGGACCTGCCCTTCAAGTCGCGCATCCAGCTGGCCACGGAGCGGCTTCATGAGCTCTACGAGAGCCTGCACGCCTCGGAGCTGAAGGACCGCAGCGAGCCCTTCCAGCCCGACGTCTTCCTGCACGCCCTCAG GGAGGTGAACCCCATATTCGAAGGCAACCAGCAGCACGACGCGCACGAGCTGCTGGTGTGTCTGCTGGACAACATCCGGGAGACGTGCCGCCTGCTGGCGACGCAGGCCCAGGCGTCGCAGCTGCTGGGCGAGAGCGTCAACGGCCTGGCGGACCGCGAGCCGGGGCCCCCGCCCCCTGCGCCGGGGGCCAAGGGGTCCTCGTGGACCGTGCGCAAGTCCTGGAAGCTCAAGAGGAGCAGCTCCTCGGCCTCCAAGAACGGCCTGAGCAACGGCAGCGCGGTGCTGCTCAAGGAGCCGGAGCAGGCCCTGCTCAATGGCGGCCAGCACCTCTCAG GCATAGCGGAGACGGCGGACGCCGCGGCGGGAGGAGAGAGCCAGCGAGGCGGGGAGGACACAGAGGCAGGCCGCAAGCGGGCCGTGGGCTACAACTTCGTGTCCGCGGACTTCGAGGGGGTGACCATCCTGCGGACGAGGTGCATGGAGTGCGAGCACGAGACGGAGCGCAAGGAGACCTTCAGCGACATCTGCGTGCCCATCACCACGGACACCGCCGGCTGCCCCGTCGAGGAAG TGGACGGCCCGCAGAGGGTGAGTGAGGTGTACCAGGCAGCCATAGTGACGAGTGAGAACCTGCGAGATGGCAACAAGTACTGGTGCGAGCAGTGTCTACGCTACAACGAGGCCCGACGCTCTGTATGCTACGAGACCTTGCCCCGCCTGCTCGTACTGCAGCTCAAGAGATTCTCCTCAACATTCGG GTCGATGGTGTGCATGTCGAAGGTAAACGATTACATGCCGACGCCTTTGAGGCTGGCGTGCTTCTGCGAGAAGTGCCTGCTTCTGCCGGAGGAGGAGCGGCCACATGAGTACGAGCTGTACGGCGTGATCATGCACCTGGGCGCGACCATCGCCTCGGGCCACTACGTGGCGTATGTGCGCGCGTCGGATGGGGAGCACGACTACCATCACTGCGAGCGGGATCGCCGCAAGGCACACAGTCTCACGGCCGCGGGCAAGCCTGCCTCCCAGGGCTCCGGCTCCGGGGAGAAGGTCGGGGGCCTTTTCAAGTTCCTCAGCCGGCCAAAGAGCAGTGCGGGGGGCAGTGCAGACCCCTCCGGCAAGCTGTTGGGCCCCAACACCGGCTACCGCTCTGCCAG GCTGGCGTGCCGCTCCATGGACTGCTGCGGGGTGAAGCTGGGGCAGTCCCTCGCGGACGGGGACCCCGCCCCCCACCACGCGTACGCCTACGGCTCCCTCCGGGTCAACGGGGACGCCCCCTCCCCGGAGCCGGCGTGGCTGGAGTGCGACGACGAGACGGTCCGGGCTCTCTCCCGCAAGGAGTTCGAGGATGTGCTGGCGCCCAAGCCTTCCAAGGTGTCTGCCCTCACCCCCTACCTTCTGTTCTACTCCCGCCGGAGCCGCGGCCGGCCCGTCTAG